A portion of the Streptomyces sp. YPW6 genome contains these proteins:
- a CDS encoding thioredoxin domain-containing protein: MSDKIPEGNRSARERLAQQREREKGREKRRRTLIVASAVVGVLGLAAVVGLIAANAGKDDDSSAAGPAVAPSGAMGEDALTLPVGAADAPSTLTIWEDFRCPVCAQFETVFRDTIAELADEGRIRVEYHLATIIDGNFGGSGSLRAANAAACAQDAGKFIPYHDVLFSNQPPEPDDAFGKNSRLIELAGEVDGLDTPGFRSCVEDGDHDSWVKKSDTAFREGGFPGTPTVLLNGESVFPSKGDEQISPENLKKWVAEANKGKKPGTATPATPEEGVSDPAAPPSETGS; encoded by the coding sequence GTGAGCGACAAGATTCCTGAAGGAAACAGAAGCGCGCGCGAGCGCCTGGCCCAGCAGCGCGAGCGGGAGAAGGGGCGCGAGAAGCGCCGCCGGACGCTGATCGTCGCCTCGGCGGTGGTCGGGGTGCTCGGCCTGGCCGCCGTGGTCGGCCTGATCGCGGCCAACGCGGGCAAGGACGACGACAGCTCCGCCGCCGGCCCGGCGGTCGCCCCGTCGGGCGCGATGGGCGAGGACGCCCTGACTCTGCCGGTTGGCGCCGCCGACGCCCCGTCCACGCTGACGATCTGGGAGGACTTCCGCTGCCCGGTCTGCGCCCAGTTCGAGACCGTCTTCCGGGACACCATCGCCGAGCTGGCCGATGAGGGCCGGATCAGGGTGGAGTACCACCTGGCCACCATCATCGACGGCAACTTCGGCGGCAGCGGGTCACTGCGCGCCGCCAACGCCGCGGCCTGCGCCCAGGACGCCGGCAAGTTCATCCCGTATCACGACGTCCTCTTCAGCAACCAGCCTCCCGAGCCGGACGACGCCTTCGGCAAGAACAGCCGGCTGATCGAGCTGGCCGGCGAGGTCGACGGGCTCGACACGCCGGGCTTCCGCAGCTGTGTGGAGGACGGCGACCACGACAGCTGGGTGAAGAAGTCCGATACGGCGTTCCGCGAGGGCGGCTTCCCGGGCACGCCGACGGTGCTGCTCAACGGGGAGTCCGTCTTCCCGAGCAAGGGCGACGAGCAGATCTCCCCGGAGAACCTGAAGAAGTGGGTCGCCGAGGCCAACAAGGGCAAGAAGCCCGGCACCGCCACCCCGGCCACACCGGAGGAGGGGGTGTCCGACCCGGCGGCCCCGCCCTCGGAAACCGGCTCCTGA
- a CDS encoding DUF2752 domain-containing protein, with translation MHQPHDHGSVLEHRPGRVRWLGTPFGILAAVTGAFAYVGTVDPNEPGHYPVCPLLQLTGVLCPGCGGLRSAHAFITGDLGGALSANAIATVGYVLFAGVWALWLVRAWRGQPLRIALAPAWWWGVGAVLLVFTVVRNLPFGSALAP, from the coding sequence GTGCACCAGCCCCACGACCACGGTTCCGTCCTCGAACACCGGCCGGGCCGGGTGCGCTGGCTCGGCACCCCCTTCGGCATCCTCGCCGCCGTCACCGGCGCCTTCGCCTACGTCGGCACCGTCGACCCCAACGAGCCCGGCCACTACCCGGTCTGCCCGCTGCTCCAGCTGACCGGGGTGCTCTGCCCCGGCTGCGGCGGACTCCGCAGCGCCCACGCCTTCATCACCGGTGACCTCGGCGGGGCCCTCTCCGCCAACGCGATCGCCACCGTCGGCTACGTCCTCTTCGCCGGCGTCTGGGCCCTCTGGCTGGTCCGGGCCTGGCGCGGACAGCCCCTGCGGATCGCCCTGGCCCCCGCCTGGTGGTGGGGCGTGGGAGCCGTCCTGCTGGTCTTCACCGTCGTCCGGAATCTGCCGTTCGGCTCGGCGCTGGCCCCCTGA
- the lgt gene encoding prolipoprotein diacylglyceryl transferase has protein sequence MNLASIPSPSSGVLEIGPIPLRGYALAIIVGLFFGLWVLNRRWVARGGKHGTSWDIAVWAVPFGLLGGRLYHVITDYQLYFGENRNWVDAFKVWEGGLGIWGAVALGALGAWIGCRRRGIALPPFADATAPALALAQAFGRWGNWFNQELYGKPTDLPWALEISDGPNRVAGTYHPTFLYESLWCVGVALLVMWADRRFKLGHGRAFALYVAAYCAGRGWIEYMRVDEAHHVLGLRLNVWTAIIVFTLAVAYIVISAKLRPGREEIVEPDQDAADGGAAKGVAASTDNSTDSSADDSQDDATDSPETRADAAGSDGAKAQADEAGSEDSDDRGSISRQS, from the coding sequence ATGAACCTTGCCTCCATTCCCAGCCCGTCGAGCGGCGTCCTCGAAATCGGACCCATTCCGCTGCGCGGCTACGCACTCGCGATCATTGTCGGCCTCTTCTTCGGCCTGTGGGTTCTGAACCGCCGTTGGGTCGCCCGGGGAGGGAAGCACGGAACGAGTTGGGACATCGCCGTCTGGGCCGTTCCCTTCGGGCTGCTCGGCGGTCGGCTCTACCACGTGATCACCGACTACCAGCTGTACTTCGGTGAGAACCGCAACTGGGTCGACGCCTTCAAGGTGTGGGAGGGCGGTCTCGGCATCTGGGGCGCGGTCGCCCTGGGGGCGCTGGGAGCCTGGATCGGTTGTCGGCGGCGTGGTATCGCGCTGCCCCCCTTCGCCGACGCGACGGCGCCCGCGCTCGCCCTGGCCCAGGCGTTCGGCCGCTGGGGCAACTGGTTCAACCAGGAGCTGTACGGCAAGCCGACCGACCTCCCCTGGGCCCTGGAGATCAGCGACGGCCCGAACCGGGTCGCGGGTACCTACCACCCGACCTTCCTCTACGAATCGCTGTGGTGCGTCGGGGTCGCCCTGCTGGTCATGTGGGCCGATCGTCGTTTCAAGCTGGGCCACGGACGGGCTTTCGCGCTGTACGTCGCGGCCTACTGCGCCGGTCGCGGCTGGATCGAGTACATGCGGGTCGACGAGGCTCACCACGTCCTCGGCCTCCGGTTGAACGTGTGGACCGCGATCATCGTCTTCACGCTCGCCGTCGCCTACATCGTCATCTCCGCGAAGCTCCGCCCGGGCCGCGAGGAGATCGTCGAGCCGGACCAGGACGCCGCGGACGGCGGAGCTGCGAAGGGGGTTGCCGCGTCCACGGACAACTCCACGGACAGCTCCGCGGATGACTCCCAGGACGATGCCACGGACTCCCCGGAGACCCGTGCCGACGCGGCGGGCTCCGACGGCGCGAAGGCCCAGGCGGATGAGGCGGGCTCCGAGGACTCCGACGACAGAGGGTCGATTTCACGCCAGTCCTAG
- the trpC gene encoding indole-3-glycerol phosphate synthase TrpC, translating to MSVLDEIIDGVRADLAERQARVSLDELKERAARAPQAKDGVAALRGEGVTVICEVKRSSPSKGALAAIADPAALAADYEAGGASVISVLTEERRFGGSLADLEAVRAKVDTPILRKDFIVTSYQLWEARAYGADLALLIVAALDQEALVSLIERAESIGLTPIVEAHDEEEAERAVDAGARIIGVNARNLKDLKVDRSTFERVAPEIPDHIVKVAESGVRGPHDLIAYANAGADAVLVGESLVTGRDPRAAVADLVAAGAHPALRHGRG from the coding sequence GTGAGTGTGCTCGACGAGATCATCGACGGCGTTCGCGCCGACCTCGCGGAGCGACAGGCGCGCGTCAGCCTCGACGAGCTGAAGGAGCGCGCCGCCCGCGCCCCCCAGGCCAAGGACGGAGTCGCCGCCCTGCGCGGCGAGGGTGTCACCGTCATCTGCGAGGTCAAGCGCTCGTCGCCCTCCAAGGGGGCCCTGGCCGCCATCGCCGACCCGGCCGCGCTCGCCGCGGACTACGAGGCGGGCGGCGCGTCCGTCATCTCGGTCCTCACCGAGGAGCGCCGCTTCGGCGGCTCGCTGGCCGACCTGGAGGCCGTCCGGGCCAAGGTCGACACGCCGATCCTGCGCAAGGACTTCATCGTCACCTCGTACCAGCTGTGGGAGGCCCGCGCCTACGGCGCCGACCTCGCCCTCCTGATCGTCGCCGCCCTCGACCAGGAGGCCCTGGTCTCCCTCATCGAGCGCGCCGAGTCGATCGGCCTCACCCCGATCGTCGAGGCGCACGACGAGGAGGAGGCGGAGCGCGCCGTGGACGCCGGAGCCAGGATCATCGGCGTCAACGCGCGCAATCTGAAGGACCTCAAGGTCGACCGCTCCACCTTCGAGCGGGTCGCCCCCGAGATCCCCGACCACATCGTCAAGGTCGCCGAGTCCGGCGTCCGCGGTCCGCACGACCTGATCGCCTACGCCAACGCCGGAGCCGACGCCGTCCTGGTCGGCGAGTCCCTGGTGACCGGCCGCGACCCGCGCGCCGCCGTCGCCGACCTGGTCGCCGCGGGCGCCCACCCGGCCCTCCGCCACGGCCGCGGCTGA
- a CDS encoding anthranilate synthase component I — MDLDTFRKLAVDRRVVPVSRRLLADGDTPVGLYRKLAAERPGTFLLESAENGRTWSRYSFIGVRSDATLTTRDGQAHWLGTPPVGVPVAGDPLDALRATVETLHTPRDLVSDLGLPPFTGGMVGYLGYDVVRRLEKIGEHGGDDLELPELTMLLTSDLAVLDHQNGTVLLIANAINHNDLATGVDEAYADAVARLDAMERDLRRPVENAPAVLPPSELPPYTARWGGEAYQEAVDDIKERIRAGEAFQVVPSQRFETPCAASALDVYRVLRATNPSPYMYLFRFDGFDVVGSSPEALVKVEDGRAMVHPIAGTRHRGATPQEDQALAEELLADPKERAEHLMLVDLGRNDLGRVCEPGSVEVVDFMSIERYSHVMHIVSTVTGRVTEDRTAFDVLTACFPAGTLSGAPKPRAMQIIEELEPSRRGLYGGCVGYLDFAGDSDTAIAIRTALLRDGTAYVQAGAGVVADSDPVAEDTECRNKAAAVLRAVHTANRLHDR; from the coding sequence ATGGATCTCGACACCTTCCGCAAGCTGGCCGTCGACCGGCGCGTCGTCCCCGTCAGCCGCCGCCTCCTCGCGGACGGCGACACCCCGGTCGGCCTGTACCGCAAGCTCGCCGCCGAACGCCCCGGCACCTTCCTGCTGGAGTCGGCCGAGAACGGCCGCACCTGGTCGCGCTACTCCTTCATCGGCGTCCGCAGCGACGCCACCCTCACCACCCGCGACGGCCAGGCCCACTGGCTCGGCACCCCTCCCGTCGGCGTCCCCGTGGCAGGCGATCCGCTGGACGCGCTGCGGGCCACCGTCGAGACCCTGCACACCCCGCGCGACCTGGTGAGCGACCTGGGCCTGCCCCCGTTCACCGGCGGCATGGTCGGCTACCTCGGCTACGACGTCGTGCGCCGCCTGGAGAAGATCGGCGAGCACGGCGGCGACGACCTGGAGCTGCCCGAGCTCACCATGCTCCTCACCTCGGACCTCGCCGTCCTCGACCACCAGAACGGCACCGTCCTGCTCATCGCCAACGCGATCAACCACAACGACCTCGCCACCGGCGTCGACGAGGCATACGCGGACGCCGTCGCCCGCCTCGACGCGATGGAGCGCGACCTGCGCCGCCCGGTCGAGAACGCCCCGGCCGTCCTGCCCCCGTCCGAGCTGCCCCCGTACACCGCACGATGGGGCGGCGAGGCCTACCAGGAGGCCGTCGACGACATCAAGGAGCGCATCCGGGCGGGCGAGGCCTTCCAGGTCGTGCCCTCCCAGCGCTTCGAGACCCCCTGCGCCGCGAGCGCGCTGGACGTCTACCGGGTCCTGCGGGCCACCAACCCGTCCCCGTACATGTACCTCTTCCGCTTCGACGGGTTCGACGTCGTCGGCTCCAGCCCCGAGGCCCTCGTCAAGGTCGAGGACGGCCGGGCCATGGTCCACCCGATCGCCGGGACCCGGCACCGCGGCGCCACCCCGCAGGAGGACCAGGCGCTCGCCGAGGAACTGCTCGCCGACCCCAAGGAGCGTGCCGAGCACCTGATGCTCGTCGACCTCGGCCGCAACGACCTGGGGCGGGTCTGCGAACCGGGCAGCGTCGAGGTCGTCGACTTCATGTCGATCGAGCGCTACTCCCACGTGATGCACATCGTCTCCACCGTCACCGGCCGCGTCACCGAGGACCGCACCGCCTTCGACGTCCTCACCGCCTGCTTCCCCGCGGGCACCCTCTCCGGCGCCCCCAAGCCCCGTGCCATGCAGATCATCGAGGAGCTGGAGCCGAGCCGCCGGGGACTGTACGGGGGCTGCGTCGGCTACCTCGACTTCGCCGGGGACTCCGACACCGCCATCGCCATCCGCACCGCCCTGCTCCGCGACGGCACCGCGTACGTGCAGGCCGGGGCGGGCGTCGTCGCCGACTCCGACCCGGTCGCCGAGGACACCGAATGCCGCAACAAGGCGGCGGCCGTGCTCCGCGCCGTCCACACGGCCAACCGGCTCCACGACCGCTGA
- the trpB gene encoding tryptophan synthase subunit beta, whose amino-acid sequence MTSEFFVPDPEGLIPSAEGYFGAYGGKFIPEALVAAVDEVAVEYDKAKADPAFAAELNELMVNYTGRPSALTEVPRFAEHAGGARIFLKREDLNHTGSHKINNVLGQALLTRRMGKTRVIAETGAGQHGVATATACALFGLDCTIYMGEIDTQRQALNVARMRMLGAEVVAVKSGSRTLKDAINEAFRDWVANVDRTHYLFGTVAGPHPFPAMVRDFHRVIGVEARRQLLERAGRLPDAAVACVGGGSNAIGLFHAFIPDEGVRLVGCEPAGHGVETGEHAATLTAGEPGILHGSRSYVLQDDEGQITEPYSISAGLDYPGIGPEHSYLKDAGRGEYRAVTDDAAMQALRLLSRTEGIIPAIESAHALAGALDLGKELGRDGLILVNLSGRGDKDMDTAARYFGLYDTDAAVEADAGSDSAEIEGDAK is encoded by the coding sequence ATGACGTCCGAGTTCTTCGTTCCGGACCCCGAGGGTCTGATCCCCAGCGCCGAGGGCTATTTCGGCGCGTACGGCGGCAAGTTCATCCCGGAGGCGCTCGTCGCCGCCGTGGACGAGGTCGCCGTCGAGTACGACAAGGCCAAGGCCGACCCGGCGTTCGCCGCCGAGCTCAACGAGCTGATGGTGAACTACACGGGCCGCCCCAGCGCGCTGACCGAGGTCCCGCGCTTCGCCGAGCACGCGGGCGGCGCCCGGATCTTCCTCAAGCGCGAGGACCTGAACCACACCGGCTCGCACAAGATCAACAACGTGCTGGGCCAGGCCCTCCTCACCCGGCGCATGGGCAAGACCCGTGTCATCGCGGAGACCGGAGCCGGCCAGCACGGCGTCGCCACCGCGACCGCCTGCGCGCTCTTCGGCCTCGACTGCACCATCTACATGGGCGAGATCGACACCCAGCGCCAGGCCCTGAACGTGGCCCGGATGCGGATGCTCGGCGCCGAGGTCGTCGCCGTGAAGTCCGGCTCGCGGACCCTGAAGGACGCCATCAACGAGGCGTTCCGCGACTGGGTCGCCAACGTGGACCGCACCCACTACCTCTTCGGTACTGTCGCGGGCCCGCACCCCTTCCCCGCGATGGTCCGCGACTTCCACCGCGTCATCGGCGTCGAGGCCCGCCGCCAGCTCCTGGAGCGCGCCGGGCGCCTCCCGGACGCGGCGGTCGCCTGCGTCGGCGGCGGCTCCAACGCCATCGGCCTCTTCCACGCCTTCATCCCCGACGAGGGCGTCCGCCTCGTCGGCTGCGAGCCCGCCGGGCACGGGGTGGAGACCGGCGAGCACGCGGCGACCCTCACCGCGGGGGAGCCCGGCATCCTGCACGGCTCCCGCTCCTACGTCCTCCAGGACGACGAGGGCCAGATCACCGAGCCCTACTCCATCTCGGCCGGGCTCGACTACCCCGGCATCGGCCCCGAGCACTCCTACCTCAAGGACGCGGGGCGGGGCGAGTACCGCGCGGTCACCGACGACGCGGCCATGCAGGCCCTGCGCCTGCTGTCCCGCACCGAGGGCATCATCCCGGCCATCGAGAGCGCCCACGCCCTCGCCGGGGCCCTGGACCTGGGCAAGGAGCTGGGCAGGGACGGGCTGATCCTCGTCAACCTGTCCGGCCGCGGTGACAAGGACATGGACACCGCCGCCCGCTACTTCGGGCTCTACGACACCGACGCCGCCGTCGAGGCGGACGCCGGCAGCGACAGCGCCGAGATCGAGGGGGACGCCAAGTGA
- the trpA gene encoding tryptophan synthase subunit alpha yields the protein MSGNIELLNTTLAAAKAADRAALIAYLPAGFPTVDGGVEAVKAVVAGGADVVEVGLPHSDPVLDGPVIQTADDIALRGGVRIADVMRTVREAYEATGVPILVMTYWNPIDRYGVERFTAELAEAGGAGCILPDLPVQESALWREHADKHGLATVFVVAPSSQDARLATITAAGSGFVYAASLMGVTGTRASVGAQAQELVGRTRATTDLPVCVGLGVSNAAQAAEVAGFADGVIVGSAFVKAMLDAPDEAAGLAAVRSLAGELAEGVRKR from the coding sequence GTGAGCGGCAACATCGAGCTGTTGAACACCACGCTGGCCGCCGCGAAGGCCGCGGACCGGGCGGCGCTCATCGCCTACCTCCCGGCGGGCTTCCCGACCGTCGACGGCGGTGTCGAAGCGGTCAAGGCGGTCGTCGCGGGCGGCGCGGACGTCGTCGAGGTCGGGCTCCCGCACAGCGACCCGGTCCTCGACGGACCGGTCATCCAGACCGCCGACGACATCGCCCTGCGCGGCGGCGTCCGCATCGCCGACGTGATGCGCACGGTCCGCGAGGCGTACGAGGCCACCGGCGTGCCGATCCTCGTCATGACGTACTGGAACCCCATCGACCGCTACGGTGTCGAGCGCTTCACCGCCGAGCTGGCCGAGGCGGGCGGCGCCGGGTGCATCCTGCCCGACCTGCCGGTCCAGGAGTCCGCGCTGTGGCGTGAGCACGCCGACAAGCACGGCCTGGCCACCGTGTTCGTCGTCGCCCCCAGCAGCCAGGACGCCCGCCTCGCCACCATCACGGCGGCCGGCAGCGGCTTCGTCTACGCCGCGTCCCTGATGGGTGTCACCGGCACCCGCGCCTCCGTCGGCGCCCAGGCCCAGGAGCTGGTGGGACGCACCCGCGCCACCACCGACCTGCCGGTCTGTGTCGGCCTCGGTGTCTCCAACGCGGCGCAGGCCGCCGAGGTCGCCGGATTCGCCGACGGTGTGATCGTCGGCTCGGCCTTCGTCAAGGCCATGCTGGACGCCCCCGACGAGGCCGCCGGCCTGGCCGCCGTCCGTTCCCTGGCGGGCGAACTCGCCGAAGGTGTTCGAAAGCGCTGA
- a CDS encoding tryptophan biosynthesis modulator TrpM, with translation MTDRPVARTRPGLRSAVAPARDPHAPWRAAAAPRLPRPARRVHGRRVRYVIGDEPGQVNGMRWRPGPAL, from the coding sequence ATGACCGACCGTCCCGTCGCCCGCACCCGGCCGGGCCTGCGTTCCGCCGTCGCGCCGGCCCGGGACCCGCACGCCCCCTGGCGCGCGGCTGCCGCCCCGCGGCTGCCGCGCCCCGCCCGGCGCGTGCACGGACGGCGGGTGCGGTACGTCATCGGCGACGAGCCCGGCCAGGTCAACGGCATGCGATGGCGCCCGGGGCCCGCGCTGTAG
- a CDS encoding helix-turn-helix domain-containing protein, giving the protein MPQVVRSRTGALRGSSPVPPLPHRFRSLADREAVEVLHRAARVLVASLPALTDRLVEALYAQEPAYRAAIDSDRAEVWQEVHHSLRHNVGSLIQPREFRESAHRTSRWIGEVRAEQGVPLDAVLHAFRMGGAMVWQDLVDETARRDPDDIRLLVHVAADVWNFVDEHCGVVADAYRQAERRLSWRRENRQRLMVAALLDGTARIADLAEAAEMLGLPEQGRYAVLAVAGNHRGATGGAPAAAVGGAEAPLPGAGGGVRPSVSLPGPTGVARPSVSLPGPTGVARPSVTLPGPEGGVRPSAPLPGPEGVARPSPALPAAEPGGAVLWHPGPDADFAILPLTGPSGELSELAATLDVPPGTRAGIGSAVEGLAALGEARRLAETALRACPASGGTVLLDEHLPDALVVSSPALAGALADRVLGPLERLDPTDRDVIVETLTAWLDADGSAQRAGARLYCHRNTVLNRLRRFEQLTGRCLTRPRDAVEVSLALAARRLVGG; this is encoded by the coding sequence ATGCCACAGGTCGTACGTTCGCGGACGGGGGCGCTGCGCGGCTCCTCTCCGGTACCGCCGTTGCCGCACCGCTTCCGGTCCCTGGCCGACCGCGAGGCCGTCGAGGTGCTGCACCGGGCCGCCCGGGTCCTCGTCGCGTCGCTGCCCGCCCTCACCGACCGGCTCGTCGAGGCCCTGTACGCCCAGGAGCCCGCCTACCGGGCGGCGATCGACTCCGACCGGGCCGAGGTCTGGCAGGAGGTCCACCACTCCCTGCGGCACAACGTCGGCTCCCTGATCCAGCCCCGCGAGTTCCGGGAGTCCGCCCACCGCACCTCCCGCTGGATCGGGGAGGTCCGGGCCGAGCAGGGCGTCCCGCTCGACGCCGTCCTGCACGCCTTCCGGATGGGCGGCGCGATGGTCTGGCAGGACCTGGTGGACGAGACCGCCCGCCGCGACCCCGACGACATCCGGCTGCTCGTCCATGTCGCCGCCGACGTGTGGAACTTCGTCGACGAGCACTGCGGGGTCGTCGCCGACGCCTACCGCCAGGCCGAGCGGCGGCTGTCCTGGCGGCGCGAGAACCGGCAGCGGCTCATGGTCGCCGCCCTGCTCGACGGGACCGCCCGGATCGCGGACCTGGCCGAGGCGGCGGAGATGCTGGGGCTGCCGGAGCAGGGCCGGTACGCCGTACTCGCCGTGGCGGGGAACCACCGCGGCGCGACGGGGGGTGCCCCGGCCGCTGCGGTGGGCGGGGCGGAGGCGCCCCTGCCCGGTGCGGGGGGTGGGGTCCGCCCGTCGGTGTCCCTGCCCGGTCCGACAGGCGTGGCTCGTCCGTCGGTGTCCCTGCCCGGTCCGACAGGCGTGGCTCGTCCGTCGGTGACCCTGCCCGGTCCGGAGGGTGGAGTCCGTCCCTCGGCGCCCCTGCCCGGTCCGGAAGGCGTGGCCCGCCCGTCGCCGGCCCTGCCCGCCGCCGAGCCGGGTGGCGCGGTGCTCTGGCACCCGGGCCCGGACGCCGATTTCGCGATCCTGCCGCTGACGGGCCCGTCCGGCGAACTGAGCGAACTGGCCGCCACCCTGGACGTGCCGCCCGGGACCCGGGCCGGGATCGGCTCCGCCGTCGAGGGCCTGGCCGCCCTCGGCGAGGCCCGGCGGCTGGCGGAGACCGCGCTGCGCGCCTGTCCGGCCTCCGGGGGGACCGTTCTGCTCGACGAGCATCTCCCGGACGCCCTGGTGGTGTCGTCCCCGGCGCTCGCCGGAGCGCTCGCCGACCGGGTGCTGGGGCCGCTGGAGCGACTGGACCCCACCGACCGCGACGTCATCGTGGAGACCCTCACCGCGTGGCTGGACGCGGACGGCTCGGCCCAGCGGGCGGGGGCCCGGCTCTACTGCCACCGCAACACCGTCCTCAACCGGCTCCGCCGCTTCGAACAGCTCACCGGCCGCTGCCTCACCCGCCCCCGGGACGCGGTCGAGGTCTCGCTGGCCCTGGCGGCACGACGGCTCGTGGGCGGCTGA
- the hisI gene encoding phosphoribosyl-AMP cyclohydrolase, whose protein sequence is MTSTPDRTPPAGNLDPAVAARLKRGADGLVPAIAQQYDTGEVLMLGWMDDEALHRTLTTGRCTYWSRSRQEYWVKGDTSGHVQHVKSVALDCDADTVLVKVDQTGAACHTGDRTCFDADVLLDS, encoded by the coding sequence ATGACCAGCACGCCCGACCGCACCCCGCCCGCCGGCAACCTCGACCCGGCCGTCGCCGCCCGTCTCAAGCGCGGCGCCGACGGCCTGGTCCCGGCCATCGCCCAGCAGTACGACACCGGTGAGGTGCTGATGCTCGGCTGGATGGACGACGAGGCGCTGCACCGCACCCTCACCACGGGCCGCTGCACCTACTGGTCGCGCAGCCGCCAGGAGTACTGGGTCAAGGGCGACACCTCGGGCCACGTCCAGCACGTGAAGTCCGTCGCCCTGGACTGCGACGCCGACACCGTCCTCGTCAAGGTCGACCAGACCGGCGCCGCCTGCCACACGGGCGACCGCACCTGCTTCGACGCCGACGTCCTCCTCGACAGCTAA
- a CDS encoding HGxxPAAW family protein yields MAGTSHGHTPAAWTGVIISFIGFCVAGVFMVAANPLGFWAGVVVVFAGGLVGLAMRAAGLGAQKESAEMAAARARAGQAQTSH; encoded by the coding sequence ATGGCGGGCACGAGCCACGGACACACCCCGGCCGCCTGGACCGGTGTCATCATCTCGTTCATCGGCTTCTGCGTCGCAGGCGTCTTCATGGTCGCGGCCAACCCGCTCGGTTTCTGGGCCGGCGTCGTCGTGGTCTTCGCCGGCGGACTCGTGGGCCTCGCCATGCGGGCCGCCGGTCTCGGCGCGCAGAAGGAGTCCGCCGAGATGGCCGCGGCCAGGGCGCGCGCCGGACAGGCGCAGACCTCCCACTGA
- a CDS encoding TIGR03085 family metal-binding protein codes for MSTHAKRERLLLADLLEAAGPEALTLCDGWKTRDLAAHVVVRERRADAAGGLLVSALKARMERVQAEFAAKPYEELIQLIRTGPPRFSPMALKQIDEAANTVEFFVHAEDVRRAQPDWSRRELDPVFADVLWSHTEKASRMLGRRSPVGLVLRRPDGRTAVAHKGTPVVTVTGEPGELLLYAFGRQESADVRVEGDEAAVERLRKAELGM; via the coding sequence ATGTCGACCCATGCGAAGCGTGAACGTCTTCTGCTCGCCGATCTGTTGGAAGCGGCCGGTCCCGAGGCCCTGACCCTGTGCGACGGCTGGAAGACCCGCGACCTGGCCGCCCATGTGGTGGTCCGCGAACGCCGCGCGGACGCGGCGGGCGGGCTGCTGGTGAGCGCCCTGAAGGCCCGGATGGAGCGGGTGCAGGCGGAGTTCGCGGCGAAGCCGTACGAGGAGCTGATCCAGCTGATCCGTACCGGACCGCCCCGGTTCTCCCCGATGGCCCTGAAGCAGATCGACGAGGCGGCCAACACGGTGGAGTTCTTCGTCCACGCGGAGGACGTGCGCCGGGCCCAGCCCGACTGGTCGCGCCGCGAGCTGGACCCGGTCTTCGCCGACGTGCTCTGGTCCCACACCGAGAAGGCCTCCCGGATGCTGGGCCGCAGATCCCCCGTGGGGCTGGTGCTGCGCCGTCCGGACGGCCGGACGGCGGTGGCCCACAAGGGCACCCCGGTGGTGACGGTGACCGGGGAGCCGGGCGAGCTGCTGCTGTACGCGTTCGGCCGGCAGGAGTCCGCGGATGTGCGGGTGGAGGGCGACGAGGCCGCAGTGGAGCGGCTGCGGAAGGCCGAACTGGGGATGTGA
- a CDS encoding TIGR02234 family membrane protein yields the protein MEGVSAVPVPQPRARTADSASGAAPDPKGSRRSLAAGLLLGAAGATVVLLASGQTWAEGRAATGGGALPLTADGRDVTGAPAALAIVGLAALVAVFAVRGAGRRIVAALLALSGLGAALSAWAGASDSTTLDEEAARTTGDAAATIHALSHTAWPYVTAAGGLLILLAGLLALRYGSRWPAMSGKYERDGTPRPGRQSRTAPDPDRPEDLWKALDRGEDPTR from the coding sequence GTGGAGGGCGTGAGTGCTGTTCCCGTACCCCAGCCCCGTGCCCGAACCGCCGACTCCGCGTCCGGCGCCGCGCCCGACCCGAAAGGGAGCCGCCGGTCCCTCGCGGCCGGTCTGCTCCTGGGCGCTGCGGGCGCGACCGTCGTCCTTCTCGCCTCCGGGCAGACCTGGGCCGAGGGCCGGGCGGCCACCGGCGGCGGCGCGCTGCCGCTGACCGCCGACGGCCGGGACGTCACGGGCGCCCCCGCCGCGCTCGCCATCGTCGGGCTCGCCGCGCTCGTCGCCGTCTTCGCCGTACGCGGCGCGGGCCGCCGCATCGTCGCCGCGCTCCTGGCCCTCAGCGGCCTCGGCGCCGCCCTCAGCGCCTGGGCCGGCGCCTCCGACAGCACCACCCTCGACGAGGAGGCGGCCAGGACCACCGGCGACGCGGCGGCCACGATCCACGCCCTCAGCCACACCGCCTGGCCCTACGTCACGGCCGCCGGCGGCCTGCTGATCCTGCTGGCCGGGCTCCTCGCCCTGCGCTACGGCAGCCGCTGGCCCGCCATGTCCGGGAAGTACGAGCGCGACGGCACCCCCCGCCCCGGCAGGCAGTCCCGCACCGCCCCCGACCCGGACCGGCCCGAGGACCTGTGGAAGGCCCTGGACCGCGGCGAGGACCCCACCCGCTAG